TACAGAATCGGTGTTCCCTTTGAAACTATCAAGATAGGCCCCGGATAATAATTATTGCGTCTCCTATCGTAATTGCCTGTCAGTACTGACTTATTAACGTTAGTACCTTAGTCTTATTGCAGCGGCATGAGCGGTACTGCTTCCTGCTCGAACCATGGCAGAGGACACGGGAACAGAGGCCAGCCACAAGGGATGGTGAGACAAGTCCAGCATAACAGGACAGTATAGCCGAGTCTAGTGTCAGTTTACTATGCCCTAGTTCCAAGTCTAGTGCTGAGCCTAATGGCCAGAGACTCCGGCGAATCCTGCTATTGCGTGTCTGTGGAACTCTATCGCATCACCATTAATAGACTAGCATTCATTTATCCTCATAACAAAGGTCAAGAATGCTTAGCCTGGTCCCGCTGCTGACAGGAGTAGAAGGGATTGACGGCGTAACTCGGCTGCCTGGAACTTTATTGTCCCAGGACACCTGCAATTAAAATGGTAGTGAGCTTGCCCTCGAAGCAGTAGGTGCATTTGGCAGTAGGTGCATTTGGCAGCAGGTGCACTTTTAACTCGATACTATATGTACTGGATGGGTTTGTGGGTACGGCTATGACTCAAATATCTCCGAATGCACCGGGCAAGGCCATCTACTAAGTGATGGCATAAGCTTGATCTGTAGATGCGCTATCTTGGACGGACAATTCCTCATCGCGCGGTCAGATTCTCTCAATCATGAACTATCATGCAGGCCGCTGGTAGGCGGCTCTGTTAAGCATATGTTGAATTGGAGGGTGCATTGATACTGCAGATACCTATGCCAGTCGCATCCCGGTATTGACACGGGACGGAAAGGAAAACACAAAATAGTCAAACGGCTACTTTATTAACACGGGAAGGGAGCAAATTGGCTACTATAAAGTTCACGGTCATATATTGTTGGTGAATGCCCCTTCCATTGAGTGATCGGGCTCTCGATGGCGCAGCACCATGAAATCGAGAGAACTCGATCTCCCGCCGACGGCGAGTGGCATAAGTTAGTCCATTCAATCTATGATCATTAGCACCTGAAATGTTCAAGGCTGACCGCTCGCTGTCTCTCCACTCCTACCTCAGGGGCCTGGGAGTTGTGAGAGAAAGATCGTAGCGAGCCAGAAGGACCCCTATCCCTATTTCAGTATACATAGATAAAgtcctcgttcttcaggtCCGTTGTGTCCTGGAACCCTTTGTCCACAACACTCGCCTCCGTCTTTTGCTCTTCACCTGCACCGTCTTccactgcagcagccttgctTTGCTGGATCTTGGCCTTCCCAAGCATACTCTCATCCACGACCCTTGCATTCTTACCCAGCTCTTGGCGTCTTCTGGCATGCCGCTTGTTGAGCCAGTAGAGGTACAGATCCGCAATACTGTAGACAGACTTTAGTGTTTGTACGCGCTGAGATTGAACCCATTCAGTATGGCTGCGGGGAAGGGACATACACAGCGATAATGGCAACCAGGATAAACATAACCAGCTGCGCGAGGTAGAGGATCGAGCCGAGCCACGAGTACTGCTGGCCGACGAGATTGGCATCTTCGACGAGCCCAAAGATTGAGACGTACGAAAGACTGGACTTGTCGAGTTGCTGGAAGAAGTAGGCGCCCAAGAGCAAAGGGAGGACTCGAGAATCGATCCGGCGCCgcacagccttctcttcttcgggTGTGAAGCTGCG
This sequence is a window from Aspergillus nidulans FGSC A4 chromosome IV. Protein-coding genes within it:
- a CDS encoding uncharacterized protein (transcript_id=CADANIAT00000300), producing MTSKQSPSAEQIESADYITPAVETVPKPTATAEKAAQFLATTAVDRSFTPEEEKAVRRRIDSRVLPLLLGAYFFQQLDKSSLSYVSIFGLVEDANLVGQQYSWLGSILYLAQLVMFILVAIIAVIADLYLYWLNKRHARRRQELGKNARVVDESMLGKAKIQQSKAAAVEDGAGEEQKTEASVVDKGFQDTTDLKNEDFIYVY